The DNA window ACTGCTTGGTAAACATAAATGTACCATACGGTTCTATAATTcttaatattttagaaaatgaCACGGTCTTAAAAATTTATCTTCGACTatgatttttctattataaacatataaaaaataagttgTAAGATTAATATATACATCGTGTTATAGTGTTTTCAATCtaaatagtttaaaatttattgatTCTCAGTCTTATCTTAAAACGTCAAGAGTTATGAAACGGGGTGAGTACACTGTTTAAGGGTATATACTAGCATACATGACATTTATGAATTGCCTAACTGTGGAACACGAGAATTCCTCAGAAATTATAGTTTTTTCACTTTTCAAGTTTCAAAAAGGAGGAAGACGAATACTCCTGCAAAGCAGGCAAGTTGAGTTCACTGCTGACTGCTACCTCATTATCATAGCTAATCTAGGTCTGTAAAAAGGGACATCCACTCCAAATCTCCATCTCCAACACGCAAAACGAGCCGCCAAGAACCTGTCACCGACTGAATCACGTATTCTTGTCCATCAAATCGGTAAACCAGCACGAAGAATTTTCCCCCATGTGATGGATAAATAATGGATGCATTCAAAATGAATTCAGAATTCTTCAGAATTCGACACCAGAGAGGCAATGCATGGTCGGTATGGGATCCGCGTTGGTTGGTGAGGTGCTTCACtgcctaaaaaataaatttataaggAAAACAAAATGGAGAGAAGTTTGATCATCGATGAGGACTTGGAGTGAGTTCAATGGCTGTTTGGTACGACTCCACTATATATGCACACATATCAGTACTGTTCCCTGACTTTGTTCTTCAGTTAATTGCGTATGGGAGAAACCTCTCAACAGCAACAACTACTGCACACCAACTTGTACTAGAATTGCGCCTTGTTAGCAATATGATAGtacactgattttttttttgtcgaaatCACAATGATTTAATGATTTTAAGTTGTTTGGTAGAGTTCATGACTAGTGATTGATTAGGTTTACGGCCATAGAGTCAACGCATCAGAATACATGGGCGATGACAAACAGCTACAGTAGTTCTATTCCAAATACCGCGTACAAATTTCATGCGAAATATCTTTCAATAAGTAATGATGTGGagtatttcttaaaaaatagtAGAATATACATTTTATACAAgggcatatgtatatatagtgtatacatgttctttttttttgcatcttctttaaaaaaaaagaatttatttGATATGTACTTGCAACTACCCCAATGTTACATCTTGCTAATCTTGTCAATTTATTTGATATATAGCTGCAACTACTCTAATATTGTAATACTGCATTTACTAGTcttatagatttatttgatatatgCTTGCAACTGATATATAATACTATATTTTGCTTAGGGTTTAGGGCGACTATTGCAAGAAAATTGTCGAGGAAGACttcaatatatgtatattaagaccagaaaagaacaaaaaagggGGGgagaaaatccaaaaatatttcaaatcaaaACAATGTCAGAAGACcatttacactaaaattttgattctTTTCTATAAAATACTAATGAATGTTCTGTGACTAATGCTAAGCAATaacaataaaacaaacaaaaaatcctCAAAAGAAAACTCTCCTCCCCGTTGTTCTTGCGCAAGGGAGGCCAACCATGCAAATGGGGGCATTCCATTCCACGACATGCCACGTCACGTCGCCGTGGACCCATCGGTGCACGACCGTGACAGcgcgggctcgccgccggcgccggcgccgccttcctcgtACTCGTCGCACGACGCCACGGCCCGCTCGAGCACGCCCACGACCTCGCTCATGGTGGGGCGGTCGCGGCCGGCCAGCCTGACGCAGTCGGCCGCCAGGTAGCCGACGTAGGCGACGGCCTCCATCTCCCACGGCGTCGGCAGCGGCAGCCTCGCGTCGAGCACCCGGTGCACCCGGTCGCCCTCGATGTGCGGCACGGCCATGTCCACCACGTTCTTGGGCGAGCCGCTGCCCTCGTACTTCTGGATCGCCTTGCACCCGGACAGCAGCTCCAGCAGcacgacgccgaagctgtacacgtcgctcttGTCCGTCAGGTGCTGCAGCCTGTAGTACTCCGGGTCCATGTACCCCACCGTCCCCGCCGTCACGCACCGCTCCTCGTCGTCTCCGTCGCCGGCAttgcctccgtcgccggcggcggcattgtcACCGTCCAGGGTGTTGAGGAGGGAGAGGCCGAAGTCGGAGACCTTGGCGGTCCAGCAGgagtcgaggaggatgttggaggacttgatgtcgcggtggatGATGGGCGGGACGGCGTAGGTGTGCATGTACTCGAtgccgcgggcggcgccgagcgcgaggcggaggcgggacggccaggaggcgagcggcggggagagcggcgccgccgccgacgccgcacgCCTGTGGAGGTGGTCGTGGAGGGTGCCGTTGGGCATGAACTCGTAGACGAGGatgcgctcgccgccgtcggcgcagAAGCCGAGGAGGCGGACCAGGTTCTTGTGGTTGACGCGGGAGAGGAGCGCGAGCTCGGAGACGAATGCCGCCTCGTGGTcgacgcgccgcgccgcggcggcggaggaggaggaagggcccCCCGTGTCGCGGCGCTCGGCGCGCTTGATGGCGACCTCGCGGCCGTCGGGGAGGGACGCGCGGTACACCGCGCCGAAGCTGCCGGAGCCGATGCGCTTCGCCGGCGAGAAGcagtcggtggcggcgcggagcgcCACCAGCGGGAACTGCTCGACCGTCGTGTTCGGGCCCTTGGAGAGCAGCGCGCTGAGCCGCCGCTCCACGCGCGGCGCCGTGCCCGTCGGCTCGGCGTGGATGCGCCCGGAGACCGGCGAGCTGCTGCCACGGTGCCGGCGCAGGTAGTAAACCGccgcgagcgcggcgaggagcgccACGAGCGCCGATCCAGCTCCGGCGCTGATCAACGCTATCGCCAGATTGCTCGGGCGACGCTTCCCCTTCGATTGagagctcgacgacgacgacgagttggACGTCGGGGACAGCGCCATCGGAGGAGGGGTGTAGCCGCAGGGGTAACAAACGGACacgtctccgccgcctcccccgccgctgcccgcgCAGAGCTGCGCGGAGCCCGACCAGACGCCGCACGAGCACGACTTCGACGGCGCGCACGGACCCGGGAGCACCTTGTCGAACACCTTCCTCACCCCGCCCGCGACGCCTGCGCCCCAGCACTGCAGCGAGTAGTCGGACATGAGCACCCCGCACACCACCTTCCCCTTCGCCTCCAGCGCGACGAACTGCTGCCccgccagcgccggcggcggcgacgcctccCCCTCGGGCCAGCACGAGACCGTCCAGTTCCCCCACAGCACGCACGTGACCGCGtcgcccaccgccaccgtcgacaCCGCGCGGCTGAtcctcggcggcgacgcggccgccaccgccgccgcctccccccagCAACCCACCACCCCGCCATCATCCACGCCGCACGCGtgcctctcgccggcggcgagcagcatgAACCTCCTCCCCGCGGGCTccctccccaccacctcccctccacCATAGCACCTCACCTCCCCGCTCCCCACCACCAACCCGCACACGAACCCGccacccaccgccaccgccgagaaCCCCACCCTCGCCGGCGCGCCCTCCCCCCACGGGCACCTCCAGCACTGCATCCTCTCCCCGACGAGCCCGCACACGGACTCCCCGCCGCCGGACACCGCCGAGAGCACCCGCCCCCTGTACACCCGCTTCGACCCATCCCCGGCCTCGTTCAGATCCCACCACCGCATCGACattggcggcgacgacgtcggcgcaGCCGAGCACAGGTACCCGTCCCCGGCGACCACCGCCGAGTACGGCGAGCACGTCCCGTCCCCGCCATACGCGTACAcgtgcggcgccgccgccgacctgttCGACACGCTGGCGCACGAGATCCTgtaccccgccgccgcgccccccgccgccggcacgaGCCCGCACGCGAGATGCTGCTTGGAGGGGTTGGAGCTGGAGttggagacggcggcgatggcgatggtggggagggggaaggaggaggaggcgaggaggaggggcggcgagaggaggagggctaggaggaggaggaggaggtgaggtggAGACATTGggttggaggagaggaggaggaggagtttgTGGAGACGACCATTGTTGGCGCGagttggggaggaggaggaagaagatggagaaggggaaatgggggagggagggaaagGGTGGAGGTTTAAAGGTTGGTgtctatgtttttctttctcctcttcatcactttttgttagatttttttttattttttttgttgttgtttgagAAAAAGTAATGGGAAAGATTTGggtgttttttgtttttcttctttttggctAACTTGGTTGTTGGGTAGTATGGAAATATGAATGCACTATTggtatttctctctctctctctcttgttgagtgatttttttttttgagaactttgTTGAGTGATTTGATGTGTGTCAATAGCTTGTCAAGAGGAAATAGGTGGCTTGTTAATTAGTTATGGTGTTGCATTTTGGAGGACCACGTTGTGATTAGTAATGggattctttcttttttttcttttgtgcatATGAATTTTAAGCAAGCTGTAGTACATTTCATCAGAATCCTCTCTTTTGACATATAGCCACTATCCTTTCTGTTGTGATGATAGTACAATGGTGGTTGTGACTTAGTGACAAGTATCTTCCAATGGGGTCGCAATCTATGTTCGAAGAAAAATTCTAGGTCCGCCACCATAATCGGAGATCTTAATATGAACTTTTTgttaagttcattttttttatgcacGATCTTCACAAGGTCATATAAGCAGATGATCATTTCTTCTGTTGTATGATTACAAAAGGGAAGGATGAAATTACTTACTGATATTTTCCTTCTAATGTGTGAAAGCAAAGGTAATTTCTCATATGGCATTTTGTGCAACTCCCACAATGTGGCCAGGCCTTTCAAAGTCCAGCGAAGTTGGAGAAAATTATTGAATCATCATTGTGCTCATCTCACTCAGCAGAGAAAATGGCCAAGAAACTGtacttgttttcttttcttttttttcaggaaGTGAGATCATGGGAGAATACTAGGAGCGGTTTCCGGATCTAGAAACACCTCCCCTAATACTTTCATTACTCATCAGAAAAATCTATTGTTTCCGGATCTAGAAACACCTCCCCTAACACTTTCATTACTCATCAGAAAAATCTATCTTATTGATAGTGGTTATTGTTTAAGTATCAGATTTGGACGCAATCATCAGAGATCATCACATATAAGGTTTCTTCTAGGTCTTCTTTGCCTTGCCACAAGCAAGAGTCCCAGCTAAGATCCAGATTCTCCATCCATGGCATGTGTGCTCTGCAGATTGCTGAGACAGCCAGCTAGTGACTGAAGAGAAAAAACATTTGATTACAAGTCAAGATCATTTCTTTACCCTGCAAGATGGCAATTAACAAGCTCCAACACTGCAATTAAATACA is part of the Oryza glaberrima chromosome 4, OglaRS2, whole genome shotgun sequence genome and encodes:
- the LOC127769850 gene encoding serine/threonine-protein kinase-like protein CCR4, whose amino-acid sequence is MSPPHLLLLLLALLLSPPLLLASSSFPLPTIAIAAVSNSSSNPSKQHLACGLVPAAGGAAAGYRISCASVSNRSAAAPHVYAYGGDGTCSPYSAVVAGDGYLCSAAPTSSPPMSMRWWDLNEAGDGSKRVYRGRVLSAVSGGGESVCGLVGERMQCWRCPWGEGAPARVGFSAVAVGGGFVCGLVVGSGEVRCYGGGEVVGREPAGRRFMLLAAGERHACGVDDGGVVGCWGEAAAVAAASPPRISRAVSTVAVGDAVTCVLWGNWTVSCWPEGEASPPPALAGQQFVALEAKGKVVCGVLMSDYSLQCWGAGVAGGVRKVFDKVLPGPCAPSKSCSCGVWSGSAQLCAGSGGGGGGDVSVCYPCGYTPPPMALSPTSNSSSSSSSQSKGKRRPSNLAIALISAGAGSALVALLAALAAVYYLRRHRGSSSPVSGRIHAEPTGTAPRVERRLSALLSKGPNTTVEQFPLVALRAATDCFSPAKRIGSGSFGAVYRASLPDGREVAIKRAERRDTGGPSSSSAAAARRVDHEAAFVSELALLSRVNHKNLVRLLGFCADGGERILVYEFMPNGTLHDHLHRRAASAAAPLSPPLASWPSRLRLALGAARGIEYMHTYAVPPIIHRDIKSSNILLDSCWTAKVSDFGLSLLNTLDGDNAAAGDGGNAGDGDDEERCVTAGTVGYMDPEYYRLQHLTDKSDVYSFGVVLLELLSGCKAIQKYEGSGSPKNVVDMAVPHIEGDRVHRVLDARLPLPTPWEMEAVAYVGYLAADCVRLAGRDRPTMSEVVGVLERAVASCDEYEEGGAGAGGEPALSRSCTDGSTAT